A single region of the Rattus rattus isolate New Zealand chromosome 8, Rrattus_CSIRO_v1, whole genome shotgun sequence genome encodes:
- the Jam3 gene encoding junctional adhesion molecule C isoform X2, whose protein sequence is MALSRRLRLRLCARLPDFFLLLLFRGCVIEAVNLKSSNRNPVVHEFESVELSCIITDSQTNDPRIEWKKIQDGQTTYVYFDNKIQGDLAGRTDVFGKTSLRIWNVTRSDSAIYRCEVVALNDRKEVDEITIELIVQVKPVAPVCRVPKAVPVGKAATLQCQESEGYPRPYYSWYRNDVPLPTDSRANPRFQNSSFHVNSETGTLVFSAVHKDDSGQYYCIASNDAGAARCEGQDMEVYDLNIAGIIGGVLVVLIVLAVITMGICCAYRRGCFISSKQDGESYKSPGKHEGVNYIRTSEEGDFRHKSSFVI, encoded by the exons GCTGCGTGATAGAGGCAGTGAACCTCAAATCCAGCAACCGCAACCCAGTggttcatgaatttgaaa GTGTGGAATTGTCTTGTATCATTACGGACTCACAGACAAATGACCCTAGGATTGAATGGAAGAAAATCCAAGATGGCCAAACCACATATGTGTATTTTGACAACAAGATTCAAG GAGACCTGGCCGGTCGCACAGATGTGTTTGGAAAAACTTCTCTGAGGATCTGGAACGTGACACGGTCAGACTCAGCCATCTATCGCTGTGAGGTCGTTGCTCTAAATGACCGAAAAGAAGTTGATGAGATTACCATTGAGTTAATTGTGCAAG TGAAGCCAGTGGCCCCTGTCTGCAGAGTTCCAAAGGCTGTGCCTGTTGGCAAGGCGGCAACACTGCAGTGCCAAGAGAGCGAGGGCTATCCTCGGCCGTACTACAGCTGGTACCGCAATGACGTGCCACTGCCTACGGATTCCAGAGCCAATCCCAGGTTCCAGAATTCCTCCTTCCACGTGAACTCAGAGACAGGCACTCTG GTTTTCAGTGCTGTCCACAAGGATGACTCTGGGCAGTATTACTGCATTGCTTCCAATGACGCAGGCGCGGCCCGCTGTGAGGGGCAGGACATGGAAGTCT ATGATTTGAACATTGCTGGGATTATTGGGGGAGTCCTGGTTGTCCTTATTGTTCTTGCTGTGATCACAATGGGCATCTGCTGTGCGTACAGACGAGGCTGCTTCATCAGCAGTAAACAGGATGGAGAAAG TTATAAAAGCCCAGGGAAGCATGAAGGCGTCAACTACATCCGGACAAGTGAAGAG GGTGACTTCAGACACAAGTCATCTTTTGTTATCTGA